Proteins from one Candidatus Roseilinea sp. genomic window:
- a CDS encoding hypothetical protein (possible pseudo, frameshifted): MQRGALAHYLCELADRFAPEGSDAAPLYDLLAEGLSWLCEAPDPRRLAARYFELRLLTLEGYRPELFRCARTHAPLTDDGRGAPVAFSPSEGGVLSDEAALPVRDVFRLSRSGLALMRMLQTQPFEVVQALDVSRDLHEHVERALQLYISAILERRPRTAAFLDRLAREMR; this comes from the coding sequence ATGCAGCGCGGCGCGCTGGCGCACTACCTGTGCGAGCTGGCCGACCGGTTCGCGCCCGAAGGCAGCGACGCTGCGCCGTTATACGACCTATTGGCCGAGGGGCTGAGCTGGCTGTGCGAGGCGCCCGATCCACGACGTCTTGCAGCGCGCTACTTCGAGCTGCGCCTGCTCACGCTGGAGGGGTACCGGCCGGAGCTGTTTCGGTGTGCGCGCACGCACGCGCCGCTGACCGACGATGGGCGCGGCGCGCCGGTGGCGTTCTCCCCCTCGGAAGGCGGCGTGCTCTCTGACGAAGCGGCGCTGCCGGTGCGCGATGTGTTTCGCCTGAGCCGTAGCGGCCTGGCGCTGATGCGCATGTTGCAGACGCAGCCGTTCGAGGTGGTGCAGGCGCTCGATGTTTCGCGCGACCTGCACGAGCACGTTGAGCGCGCGCTGCAGCTCTACATCAGCGCCATCTTAGAACGCCGGCCCAGGACGGCGGCATTCCTGGATCGCTTGGCGCGCGAGATGCGCTAG
- the serA gene encoding D-3-phosphoglycerate dehydrogenase, protein MFNILIPDDLSAAGLELLHNDPAVRVDVVKKMPRAELLERIPEYHALIVRSETKVDAEVIARGSKLRVIGRAGIGVDTIDVEAATHRGIIVMNTPQANTTATCEHTLAMMLALARNIPQADASLRRGEWTRSKFMGVQLQGKTLGVIGLGRIGTQVAKRAQCFGMEVIAYDPYVSEEAARANKVILVSLDELLAQSDFVTLHSSLTQGSRGLLDAAAIAKMKPGARVINVARGALVDSQALYEALASGKLAGAALDVFEEEPLPPDSPLLKLPNIVLTPHLGASTVEAQRDVSIQIAEQVLDALHERDVRNAVNFPPIDPAAWPIIRPYLKLAEKLGRLQAGLMEGRLARIEVEYRGADVAPHVKPLTVALLRGLLEPILGGEKVNYVNAPVIADERGIIVTQALNLTSSDYTNLVSCRVTTDQEERTIAGTLFDGVEPHIVQIDQFRIDAVPEGLVLVISSRDVPGVIGRVGTILGANYVNIAEYRLGRTKPGDRALSFINLDNPVPDYALKALHDLPEVVWAKQITL, encoded by the coding sequence ATGTTCAACATCCTGATCCCAGACGACCTCTCTGCGGCCGGCCTGGAACTATTGCACAACGACCCCGCCGTGCGGGTGGACGTCGTGAAGAAGATGCCGCGCGCCGAACTGCTCGAGCGGATCCCCGAATACCACGCGCTGATCGTCCGCAGCGAGACCAAGGTGGATGCTGAGGTGATCGCGCGCGGCAGCAAGCTGCGCGTGATCGGCCGCGCCGGCATCGGCGTGGATACCATTGACGTGGAAGCGGCTACCCATCGCGGCATCATTGTGATGAACACGCCACAAGCGAACACCACGGCCACCTGTGAGCACACCCTGGCCATGATGTTGGCGCTTGCCCGCAACATCCCCCAGGCCGACGCCTCACTGCGCCGCGGGGAGTGGACGCGCAGCAAGTTCATGGGCGTGCAGTTGCAGGGCAAGACGCTGGGCGTGATCGGTCTGGGCCGAATCGGGACGCAGGTCGCCAAGCGCGCCCAGTGTTTCGGCATGGAGGTCATCGCCTATGACCCCTACGTCAGTGAAGAAGCTGCGCGCGCGAACAAGGTGATCCTGGTCTCGCTCGACGAGCTGCTGGCGCAGAGCGATTTCGTCACGCTGCACTCCTCGCTCACCCAGGGCAGCCGCGGCTTGCTGGACGCTGCCGCCATCGCCAAGATGAAGCCCGGCGCGCGGGTGATCAACGTCGCCCGCGGTGCGCTGGTGGACTCGCAGGCGCTCTACGAGGCGCTGGCGAGCGGAAAGCTAGCCGGCGCGGCGCTGGACGTCTTCGAGGAAGAACCCCTGCCTCCCGACTCGCCGTTGCTCAAGTTGCCGAACATCGTCCTAACGCCGCATCTGGGCGCGAGCACTGTCGAGGCGCAGCGCGACGTCTCGATCCAGATTGCGGAACAAGTGCTGGATGCCTTGCATGAGCGCGACGTGCGCAATGCAGTGAACTTCCCGCCGATTGATCCTGCCGCTTGGCCGATCATTCGCCCGTACCTGAAGCTGGCGGAGAAACTGGGCCGGCTGCAGGCCGGGCTGATGGAGGGGCGGCTCGCGCGCATCGAGGTGGAATATCGCGGCGCCGACGTCGCGCCGCATGTCAAACCGCTGACCGTCGCGCTGCTGCGCGGCCTGCTGGAGCCGATCCTGGGCGGCGAAAAGGTGAACTACGTCAACGCGCCGGTCATCGCCGATGAGCGCGGCATCATCGTAACCCAGGCGCTGAATCTGACCAGCAGCGACTACACCAACCTGGTCTCCTGCCGCGTCACTACCGACCAAGAAGAGCGCACCATCGCCGGCACGCTGTTCGACGGCGTCGAACCCCACATCGTGCAGATCGACCAATTCCGCATTGACGCCGTGCCGGAGGGGCTGGTGCTGGTAATCTCCTCGCGCGACGTGCCCGGCGTGATCGGGCGCGTCGGCACCATCCTCGGCGCGAACTATGTGAACATCGCCGAATACCGGCTGGGCCGCACTAAACCCGGCGACCGCGCTTTGTCCTTCATCAACTTGGATAACCCCGTGCCGGACTACGCCCTGAAGGCCTTGCACGACCTCCCAGAGGTGGTCTGGGCGAAGCAGATCACGCTGTGA
- the pds gene encoding phytoene dehydrogenase — protein sequence MTIQRKAIIIGSGIGGLALGIRLQSLGFDTTIVEKLDGPGGRAYVRRAHGFTFDMGPTVITVPHFIEELFALERGVHNLDKPDFPSHVLAPQNGSAPTLTHTSRYVQIVPIKPFYRIYFDDGSYFDYDGDREHTREQIKAIAPDDLEGYERFHAAAQAIFERGFLQLGYTYFDSLGSMLAIAPELLKLDAVRTLFSFTSRYFKNDKLRRVFSFEPLLIGGNPLAVPAIYAMIHFVEKTWGIHFAMGGTGALVRGFVRKFEELGGTIRYNSEVKRILVSGPDGAPARGRFGRRIAQGVELADGSQLRADIVISNGDYAHTYMNLIEPRYRLFNTDARAKRMRQSMSLVVIYFGFRADGLDLGLRHHNIILSSRYEELLRDIFDRRVLAPDMSHYLHVPTLTDPSLAPPGHHAAYTLVPVPNNLSGLNWSKIGDAFVDKALRFLDEAGYIPGLCERLVYKSYITPDYFERGLNSYLGNAFGPEPTLLQTAYFRPHNKSEDIENLYLVGASTQPGGGTPSVMMSAKMTARIIAKDFGLL from the coding sequence ATGACCATTCAACGAAAGGCAATCATCATCGGTTCAGGCATCGGCGGCCTTGCGCTCGGCATCCGCCTGCAGAGCCTGGGATTCGATACGACGATCGTCGAGAAGCTGGATGGGCCGGGCGGCCGGGCCTACGTGCGCCGCGCGCACGGGTTCACATTCGACATGGGGCCGACGGTCATCACCGTGCCGCACTTCATCGAAGAACTGTTTGCGCTGGAGCGCGGCGTCCACAACCTGGACAAGCCCGATTTCCCCTCACACGTCCTCGCCCCACAGAATGGCAGCGCGCCGACGCTCACGCACACATCGCGCTACGTCCAGATTGTGCCGATCAAGCCCTTCTATCGCATCTACTTCGACGACGGCTCGTATTTTGATTACGACGGAGACCGCGAGCACACGCGGGAACAGATCAAAGCCATCGCGCCGGATGACTTGGAAGGATACGAGCGCTTCCACGCTGCAGCGCAGGCAATCTTCGAGCGGGGCTTCTTGCAGCTTGGCTACACCTACTTTGACAGCCTCGGCTCAATGCTGGCCATCGCGCCGGAGTTGCTCAAGCTCGACGCCGTGCGCACGCTGTTCTCATTCACCAGCCGGTACTTCAAGAACGACAAGCTGCGTCGCGTCTTCAGCTTCGAGCCGCTGTTGATTGGCGGCAACCCGCTGGCCGTGCCGGCGATCTACGCCATGATCCACTTCGTGGAGAAAACGTGGGGGATCCACTTCGCCATGGGCGGCACGGGCGCGCTGGTGCGCGGTTTCGTCCGGAAGTTCGAGGAGCTAGGCGGGACGATCCGCTACAACAGCGAGGTCAAGCGCATCCTCGTCTCGGGCCCAGACGGCGCGCCGGCGCGCGGGCGCTTCGGCCGCCGCATCGCGCAGGGCGTGGAATTGGCCGACGGTTCGCAACTGCGCGCCGACATCGTCATATCCAACGGCGACTACGCGCATACCTACATGAACCTGATCGAGCCGCGCTACCGCCTGTTCAACACGGACGCGCGCGCCAAGCGCATGCGCCAGTCCATGTCGCTGGTGGTGATTTACTTCGGCTTTCGCGCGGATGGCCTCGACCTGGGCCTGCGCCATCACAACATCATCCTCAGCTCGCGCTACGAGGAACTGCTGCGCGACATCTTCGATCGCCGCGTGCTTGCGCCGGACATGTCACATTACCTGCACGTCCCAACATTGACCGATCCCAGCCTGGCGCCGCCCGGCCATCACGCCGCCTACACACTTGTGCCCGTGCCGAACAACCTAAGCGGCCTGAACTGGTCGAAGATCGGCGACGCCTTCGTGGACAAGGCGCTGCGCTTCCTCGATGAAGCGGGCTATATCCCCGGCCTGTGCGAGCGCCTGGTCTACAAGAGCTACATCACGCCGGATTACTTCGAGCGCGGCCTGAACAGCTATCTGGGCAACGCCTTCGGGCCGGAGCCAACGCTGCTGCAAACCGCCTACTTCCGGCCGCACAACAAGAGCGAGGACATCGAGAACCTTTATCTGGTGGGCGCAAGCACACAGCCAGGCGGCGGCACGCCCAGCGTGATGATGAGCGCCAAGATGACCGCCCGCATCATCGCCAAGGACTTCGGCCTGCTCTAG